In Patescibacteria group bacterium, the following proteins share a genomic window:
- the pilM gene encoding type IV pilus assembly protein PilM, whose amino-acid sequence MFFSSSEKSYLGVDVGASGVKIVQLRKEGSKVRLISYGVGEIKNAQLDANWQNENEKIARMLKEVWKEAGMDSKSAIAALPTYAVFSSVITLTNVDIKDIDSAVRWEAKKVIPLPLEEMVIDWVEIKDDAPKGKNLKVLLTGAPRNLIEKYMAIFKAADFELISLETETLSLIRSLVGNDKSSLAVVEIGTNTTDIFIVEKGIPVLSRSIDVGGLTITKAVAQSLNVNLDRAEQFKFDLGISMLESNDSSIPQTIIEAITPIVNEIKYTLSLYQGKSGGNLEKVILSGGSALLINFTNYLTGILNCKVFIGDPWARVYCPVDLVPKLKELGPRLAVSVGLAMREM is encoded by the coding sequence ATGTTTTTTTCCAGTTCAGAGAAAAGTTATCTGGGGGTGGATGTAGGGGCTTCGGGAGTTAAGATTGTCCAGCTAAGAAAAGAAGGGAGCAAGGTCCGGTTGATTTCATACGGCGTCGGGGAAATAAAAAACGCCCAGCTGGATGCCAATTGGCAAAACGAAAATGAAAAAATCGCCCGGATGCTTAAAGAAGTTTGGAAGGAAGCGGGCATGGATTCCAAAAGCGCTATTGCCGCATTGCCTACTTACGCGGTTTTTTCTTCAGTCATTACTTTAACCAACGTCGACATTAAGGATATTGATTCAGCCGTGAGATGGGAGGCTAAAAAAGTCATCCCTCTGCCTTTAGAAGAGATGGTTATAGATTGGGTTGAAATAAAAGACGACGCACCCAAAGGAAAAAATTTAAAAGTCCTTCTAACCGGGGCGCCGAGAAATCTTATAGAAAAATACATGGCGATTTTCAAGGCGGCGGATTTTGAATTGATCAGCCTGGAAACCGAAACCCTGTCCTTAATCCGTTCGCTCGTCGGGAACGATAAATCCAGCCTGGCCGTCGTTGAAATCGGAACCAACACAACTGATATTTTTATAGTCGAAAAAGGCATTCCGGTTTTAAGCCGCTCGATCGACGTCGGAGGCTTAACCATTACCAAAGCTGTCGCCCAAAGCCTGAATGTAAACCTGGATCGGGCCGAGCAGTTTAAATTCGACCTTGGAATAAGCATGCTTGAATCAAACGACAGCTCAATCCCGCAGACTATTATTGAGGCCATAACCCCGATCGTAAACGAGATTAAATATACTTTAAGCCTTTACCAGGGAAAAAGCGGGGGAAATCTGGAAAAAGTTATTCTTTCCGGCGGATCGGCCCTGCTTATTAATTTTACCAACTACTTAACCGGAATTTTGAATTGCAAAGTCTTTATCGGCGATCCCTGGGCAAGAGTATATTGCCCGGTGGATTTAGTGCCCAAACTAAAAGAGCTCGGGCCGCGGCTGGCTGTATCCGTCGGGTTGGCCATGAGGGAAATGTAA
- a CDS encoding thioredoxin domain-containing protein, which produces MAIISKNKKNDFPVKLFVAGALLNLVLVLGIIIIWRLSVIEANMNINSPRSGGSGLAAPENQKDDPLITRIPKFSDYLTQPLVNSADPSIGNEKAPMVIVLFGDYQCEACKTNSEIIKKAVGLFPNRVRFIWKDFPAADLNSLSWQAATAARCAGSQSKYWEYGGLLFDNLKNLDENSFENLAKSLGLGMDKFKECYYGHKMNKAVVDNLTEAETLELSGSPTVYINGDRITGELKEQELIDMVKNSKP; this is translated from the coding sequence ATGGCAATAATTTCTAAAAATAAGAAAAATGATTTTCCGGTTAAACTTTTCGTCGCAGGCGCCCTCTTAAACCTGGTTTTGGTGCTGGGAATAATAATAATTTGGAGATTATCCGTCATTGAAGCGAATATGAATATAAATTCGCCCAGATCCGGGGGTTCGGGCCTTGCGGCGCCTGAAAACCAAAAAGACGATCCCTTGATAACCCGGATTCCGAAATTTAGCGATTATCTGACCCAGCCTCTTGTTAACAGTGCCGATCCGAGCATCGGGAATGAAAAAGCGCCGATGGTGATCGTCTTATTCGGAGACTACCAATGCGAGGCCTGTAAAACCAATTCGGAAATTATTAAAAAAGCAGTGGGGCTTTTTCCAAACCGAGTAAGGTTTATCTGGAAAGATTTTCCGGCGGCTGATTTAAACTCCCTTTCCTGGCAGGCGGCTACCGCGGCCCGCTGCGCCGGCAGTCAAAGCAAATACTGGGAATACGGCGGATTACTATTTGACAATCTTAAAAATTTGGACGAAAATTCATTTGAAAATCTGGCCAAATCCCTGGGCTTGGGAATGGACAAATTTAAAGAGTGTTATTATGGCCATAAAATGAACAAAGCCGTGGTCGATAATTTAACCGAAGCCGAAACCCTCGAATTATCCGGATCGCCGACGGTCTACATTAACGGCGACAGGATTACCGGCGAACTAAAAGAACAGGAGCTGATAGATATGGTAAAAAATTCAAAACCTTAA
- the radA gene encoding DNA repair protein RadA: protein MAKISTIYVCSNCGAQSLKWSGRCLECGKWGTLQTQTIDKKEEESKRHSLPAEKPIDLAQVDTRNFKRITTSLSEVDRVLGGGIVPGSLILLGGEPGIGKSTIVAQIASSLDSNRPVIYASGEESAEQIKLRFDRLNIDEKKVSFLNETHVEKIIATVTEYNPAVVILDSIQTIYTTALESEPGSVSQIRASTSQIMEMAKKQNIAVILIGHITKDGLIAGPKTLEHIVDTVIYLETDKTANYRILRATKNRFGSINELGIFEMTGEGFQEVKNPSLIFLDSHEEKMSGSVISCVIEGTRPFLVEIQALATKTIFGYPVRRASGFDLNRLAILTAVLNKRAGVNLSAQDVILNIVGGLKINDPGLDLAVAMAIASSLLNLDVDRKTIALGEVGLGGEIRNIRNLEQRLNEAARLGFSRAIIPNADIKTGGLEIVKIKNLREIIELLKQS from the coding sequence ATGGCAAAAATTTCAACAATTTACGTCTGCTCAAACTGCGGCGCCCAATCTCTAAAATGGAGCGGGCGCTGTTTAGAATGCGGGAAATGGGGGACTCTGCAGACGCAAACTATAGATAAAAAGGAAGAAGAGTCTAAAAGGCACAGTCTACCGGCGGAAAAACCAATCGATCTTGCCCAAGTAGATACCCGAAATTTTAAAAGGATAACTACGAGCCTTAGCGAGGTGGACCGGGTTTTGGGCGGAGGAATCGTTCCCGGCTCGCTAATTTTACTTGGAGGAGAGCCGGGAATCGGGAAATCCACGATCGTCGCCCAAATCGCCAGTTCGCTAGATAGCAATAGGCCGGTGATCTACGCGTCCGGCGAAGAATCGGCCGAACAGATTAAATTAAGATTTGACCGATTAAACATCGACGAAAAAAAAGTAAGCTTTCTCAATGAAACGCACGTGGAAAAAATAATCGCCACGGTTACGGAATATAATCCGGCGGTTGTTATCCTTGACTCAATCCAGACAATTTACACCACTGCTCTTGAATCCGAGCCGGGAAGCGTTTCCCAAATCCGAGCCTCGACTTCGCAAATCATGGAAATGGCCAAAAAGCAAAACATAGCGGTAATCTTAATCGGCCACATTACCAAAGACGGCCTGATCGCCGGACCGAAAACGCTAGAGCATATTGTCGATACGGTAATTTATCTGGAAACGGACAAAACCGCCAACTATAGAATACTGCGGGCAACTAAAAACCGGTTTGGGTCTATTAACGAGCTGGGAATTTTTGAGATGACTGGCGAAGGCTTTCAGGAAGTAAAAAACCCTTCGCTTATTTTTCTCGATTCGCACGAAGAAAAAATGTCCGGTTCGGTCATAAGCTGCGTAATTGAAGGCACCCGGCCGTTTTTGGTTGAAATCCAGGCGTTGGCGACTAAAACTATCTTCGGCTATCCGGTACGCCGGGCTTCAGGCTTTGACTTGAACCGCCTGGCCATTCTTACCGCGGTCTTAAACAAGCGGGCGGGCGTAAATTTATCAGCCCAGGACGTCATCCTAAACATCGTCGGCGGACTGAAAATAAATGATCCGGGCCTGGATTTAGCCGTTGCTATGGCCATCGCTTCTTCCCTTTTGAATCTCGACGTTGACCGAAAGACCATTGCCTTGGGCGAAGTCGGCTTGGGCGGAGAAATCCGGAATATAAGAAATCTGGAACAGCGGCTAAATGAAGCCGCCCGTTTAGGCTTTTCCCGGGCCATTATTCCCAACGCGGATATTAAGACTGGCGGCTTGGAGATCGTGAAAATAAAAAATCTTCGGGAAATAATTGAATTACTAAAACAATCATGA
- the recG gene encoding ATP-dependent DNA helicase RecG, with amino-acid sequence MANLDSNIIELNRLGRATARLLKRLGVENIRDLIFYFPFRYDDFSRQVLISDLKIGENANIIAQIELLQNKRSFKKRMHVTEALVTDQSGSLRVIWFNQPFITRVLQVGDMVSLAGKVEEDYGGSMMSSPIYEKVRPVIHSSEKKFQPGVRTDAGAIHTQGLVPNYHLTGNLTQKQLRYIIRQAIPLAVQIPDWMPIEVKRKAGLLSLADALKLIHFPRNQKDIEKAKLRLSFDELFLIQLQSQLMRREMDQSIAPRIRFFENETREFAAGLPFTLTDAQRKTAWEILKDLEKERPMARLLSGDVGSGKTVVAMIAMLNCALNGKQAVLMVPTEILANQHYETTKNYFKGQKFKVGIATKSEKKLDADIVIGTHALIQEKISFKNLGLAIIDEQHRFGVEQRKALIERSSAKGISKNFSPHFLSMTATPIPRSLALALYGELDVSEIREMPKGRKRILTRIVPEEKREAAYGFIRQKIKEGRQVFVICPLIDPSDKLGVKSVKVEFEKLDKHIFPDLKIGLLHGRMKSKEKEKVMGGFLKNEVKILVSTSVIEVGIDYPNAVIMMVEGADRFGLAQLHQFRGRVGRGEHESYCFLFTDSSSEKTLLRLEAMARTNDGFELAKMDLKFRGPGEVYGTAQKGFPELKMASLFDYQLMRAAKMEAEKLIGADASLNKWPLLKAQLGEWEKSVHME; translated from the coding sequence ATGGCTAATCTCGATTCCAATATTATCGAACTAAACCGCTTGGGCAGGGCGACCGCCCGCCTGTTAAAGAGGCTCGGGGTGGAAAATATCCGCGACCTCATATTTTATTTTCCTTTTCGCTATGATGATTTTTCCCGGCAAGTTTTAATCAGCGACTTGAAAATCGGCGAAAACGCCAATATAATCGCCCAAATCGAGCTCCTGCAGAACAAGCGGAGCTTTAAAAAAAGAATGCATGTTACCGAAGCGCTGGTAACGGACCAATCCGGAAGCCTAAGGGTTATTTGGTTTAACCAGCCTTTTATTACCCGGGTCTTACAAGTCGGGGATATGGTATCGCTTGCCGGAAAAGTCGAGGAAGATTACGGCGGGTCAATGATGAGCTCTCCGATTTATGAAAAGGTCAGGCCAGTTATCCACAGTTCGGAAAAAAAATTCCAGCCTGGAGTGCGGACAGATGCCGGAGCCATCCACACCCAGGGTTTGGTTCCTAATTATCACCTGACCGGCAACCTTACCCAGAAGCAACTAAGATATATCATCAGGCAAGCCATCCCTTTGGCCGTCCAAATTCCGGACTGGATGCCGATTGAAGTAAAAAGGAAAGCCGGACTCCTTTCCTTAGCCGACGCGCTTAAGCTAATCCATTTTCCCAGAAATCAAAAAGATATCGAAAAAGCCAAATTGAGACTTTCTTTTGACGAACTATTTTTAATCCAGCTCCAATCCCAGCTGATGAGAAGGGAGATGGACCAAAGCATTGCCCCCAGAATCCGATTTTTTGAAAATGAAACCCGGGAATTCGCGGCCGGACTGCCTTTTACCCTGACCGATGCCCAGCGCAAAACCGCCTGGGAAATATTAAAGGATTTGGAGAAGGAGCGGCCGATGGCGCGCCTTTTGTCCGGCGACGTTGGGAGCGGGAAAACCGTCGTGGCCATGATCGCAATGCTGAATTGCGCTTTAAACGGAAAACAGGCGGTTTTAATGGTGCCGACGGAAATTTTGGCCAACCAGCATTACGAGACAACCAAAAATTATTTTAAGGGGCAGAAATTTAAAGTCGGCATTGCGACTAAAAGCGAAAAGAAACTGGACGCCGATATTGTTATCGGCACCCACGCCCTAATCCAGGAAAAAATAAGCTTTAAAAATTTAGGTTTGGCTATAATCGACGAACAGCACCGTTTCGGCGTCGAGCAAAGGAAAGCTTTAATAGAGAGATCTTCAGCCAAGGGAATATCCAAAAATTTTTCACCCCATTTTTTATCAATGACCGCCACCCCGATTCCGAGGAGCCTGGCCCTGGCGCTGTACGGCGAACTGGACGTTTCTGAAATAAGAGAAATGCCCAAAGGCCGAAAAAGAATCCTTACCCGGATTGTGCCCGAAGAAAAAAGGGAAGCGGCTTACGGATTTATCCGCCAAAAAATAAAAGAAGGGCGGCAAGTTTTTGTCATTTGCCCTTTAATCGATCCGTCCGACAAGCTGGGGGTTAAGTCGGTGAAAGTTGAATTTGAAAAACTGGATAAGCATATTTTTCCGGATTTAAAAATCGGGCTCTTGCACGGGCGGATGAAATCGAAAGAAAAGGAAAAGGTTATGGGCGGGTTTTTAAAAAATGAAGTTAAGATTCTTGTTTCCACCTCGGTAATTGAAGTCGGGATCGATTATCCTAACGCCGTTATTATGATGGTTGAAGGAGCGGATCGGTTCGGTCTGGCCCAGCTGCACCAGTTTAGGGGAAGGGTGGGCCGGGGAGAGCACGAATCCTATTGTTTTCTTTTTACCGACAGTTCTTCAGAAAAAACCCTTCTGCGGCTCGAAGCTATGGCCCGGACTAATGACGGCTTTGAACTGGCGAAGATGGATTTGAAATTCCGCGGACCGGGCGAAGTTTATGGTACGGCTCAAAAAGGCTTTCCGGAGCTGAAAATGGCCTCGCTTTTTGATTACCAGCTGATGCGCGCCGCGAAAATGGAAGCCGAAAAGCTGATTGGCGCGGATGCCAGTCTGAATAAATGGCCATTATTAAAAGCGCAGTTGGGAGAATGGGAAAAGAGCGTGCATATGGAATAG
- a CDS encoding S-adenosylmethionine decarboxylase, whose protein sequence is MEKTYQGTQLQTLTENDFGPDKAWGLHAVIDLYECDLSLISSEEQIRKFVIELCKEIGMKRHGETHIDRFGDGVTVSEGYSFMQFIETSSITAHFDEPYKKAFIDIFSCKFFEAEKAVIFSQNFFKSKKAKVTVLVRD, encoded by the coding sequence ATGGAAAAAACTTATCAAGGAACGCAGCTCCAGACCCTTACCGAAAATGATTTCGGACCGGACAAAGCCTGGGGACTGCACGCGGTTATCGATCTTTACGAATGCGACTTAAGCTTAATCAGTTCCGAGGAACAAATAAGAAAGTTCGTGATAGAGCTTTGTAAAGAAATCGGAATGAAGCGGCACGGGGAAACCCATATAGACCGCTTTGGGGATGGGGTAACGGTTTCAGAAGGTTATTCATTCATGCAATTCATCGAAACTTCGTCCATCACCGCCCACTTTGATGAACCCTACAAAAAAGCTTTTATAGATATATTCAGTTGCAAATTTTTCGAAGCGGAAAAAGCCGTAATTTTTAGCCAGAACTTCTTTAAATCAAAGAAAGCCAAAGTAACGGTTCTAGTCAGAGACTAA
- a CDS encoding SET domain-containing protein codes for MFILPNSYFKIKTAKNKGRGVFTLKEIEPGAVIGDYLGRVVSDEESDIFEDKHGFYAMDFTNGLCIIPDLSSPGVHLINNSCSPNCDAIPYKEHVIYYALRRIFRGEELTISYFLDPLDKEDEQVYPCYCGSPLCHGTMYVSKERAEKRDSFLDKFHSNRNEMKIGQGEDLLPLKKYPKQVRDYMEFDIFGCWRKKPYLCSDKVLPGKKELRKRIRESGRCLDFKNLNIRIYGIMNGLIISY; via the coding sequence ATGTTCATACTGCCAAATTCATACTTTAAAATTAAGACCGCTAAGAATAAGGGCCGGGGCGTCTTTACTTTAAAAGAAATTGAGCCCGGAGCGGTTATCGGCGACTATCTCGGAAGAGTGGTAAGCGACGAAGAAAGCGATATTTTCGAGGATAAGCACGGTTTTTACGCCATGGACTTTACGAATGGCTTATGTATTATTCCCGACCTTTCCTCCCCGGGCGTTCATCTTATAAACAACTCTTGCTCGCCGAATTGCGACGCTATTCCTTATAAGGAGCATGTGATATATTACGCGTTGCGCCGCATCTTTCGGGGCGAGGAGCTGACAATCAGTTATTTCTTAGATCCTTTGGACAAGGAAGATGAACAAGTATACCCATGCTATTGCGGCTCTCCTTTGTGCCATGGGACTATGTACGTATCAAAGGAAAGGGCGGAAAAACGAGACAGTTTTCTTGATAAGTTTCATAGTAATCGCAATGAAATGAAAATCGGCCAGGGAGAGGATCTATTGCCGCTAAAAAAATATCCCAAGCAGGTTAGGGATTATATGGAATTCGATATTTTCGGATGCTGGAGAAAGAAGCCTTATTTATGTTCTGATAAAGTTTTGCCCGGAAAGAAAGAATTGAGAAAGAGGATCAGGGAAAGCGGACGGTGCCTTGATTTTAAGAATTTGAATATTCGGATATATGGGATAATGAACGGATTGATTATTTCCTATTAA
- a CDS encoding GNAT family N-acetyltransferase has product MKLKIITSLPEAKKAWNEISPDLSIYDNWDFRFAFYKHFNHPLHFYAWYDGSKLVGLLPLQYYENEDCYEYFSEDFMEDNRFFVKAGYEKYIPRFLEEIKEKVIIYDLVGKGEFIAGLPLEDYKYILPLKNLKNFEDHLANSFTSKRRRQFLKLKSEMEKNKIEIISNDFSDIDSLFSLNIKRHKEESYLNEPPKRETLKELLKNFNVHFKTFKVNGKKEGVSYAILYKGTYVYLSVGSNIKDYSGLGAYIGMVNFDYAISVGAKVFDAGLGDCGWKNLWHFDKIPQYEYENKLQK; this is encoded by the coding sequence ATGAAATTAAAAATAATAACCAGCCTCCCCGAAGCCAAAAAAGCTTGGAATGAAATAAGTCCCGATTTGTCGATTTACGACAATTGGGATTTTCGCTTTGCCTTTTATAAACATTTCAATCACCCCCTTCATTTTTACGCCTGGTATGACGGGAGCAAACTGGTCGGGCTTTTACCGCTCCAATATTATGAAAATGAAGATTGCTACGAATATTTCAGCGAGGATTTTATGGAGGACAACCGTTTTTTCGTTAAAGCCGGGTACGAGAAATATATTCCGCGTTTTTTAGAAGAAATTAAAGAAAAGGTGATTATTTATGACCTCGTAGGGAAGGGTGAATTTATTGCCGGCTTGCCGTTAGAGGATTATAAATATATTCTTCCGCTAAAAAATTTGAAGAATTTTGAAGATCACTTAGCCAATTCTTTTACTTCAAAAAGGCGCCGCCAATTTTTAAAACTAAAAAGTGAAATGGAAAAAAATAAAATTGAGATAATTTCCAATGATTTTAGCGATATTGATTCGCTTTTTAGCCTGAACATAAAGCGCCACAAAGAAGAATCTTATCTGAATGAGCCGCCGAAAAGGGAAACCCTAAAAGAATTACTAAAGAATTTTAATGTTCATTTTAAAACTTTCAAAGTTAACGGAAAAAAAGAAGGAGTTTCCTACGCAATTCTCTATAAAGGTACTTACGTCTATCTTTCAGTCGGCTCGAATATCAAAGACTATTCCGGCCTGGGGGCTTATATCGGCATGGTAAACTTTGATTACGCGATTTCTGTCGGCGCGAAAGTTTTTGACGCCGGGTTAGGCGATTGCGGCTGGAAAAACCTATGGCACTTCGATAAAATACCCCAGTATGAATACGAAAATAAATTACAAAAATGA
- a CDS encoding ATP-grasp domain-containing protein, with translation MANGNNGNIAGKKILVVNTGSIKKKFIFQELKKIGLNILVLNKEKNWAQNYVDHWILADTYNHPESIEAIKDYLSANKIKLDGAITFWEDDIPLLAKICREFKLAGNSLETAINTRDKFKMQEILKQTGLNCIKQKLVKSWADLEAAIKEVGLPAVIKPVYGADSQFVVQVTNEKEAEDAYDYVLKNCTPEYDPIFKYNKKQFVYQEYIEGQEFSLECYSQHGVPHVVGIHEKTAMDLPFFMETGDYLPPRVTPEQEAELVKVTESALIVLGVRDSLAHVEVKLSKDGLKIIEIGSRMGGDYTQENIWQVYNFDLIKTGCEIALRMNVTTQPKEARKYVVGKFFIPKSSGIITKIIGFEEIKKHEQVIEYFLSKKVGDSVLIPPDGYENLGWVIVGGSSYTDAERAMAYIFEKVDIEIAPFKSYSSFGRTERKDRFSSALLTKNALVRSAKIEHIRSVSDEELKNLHIGIACNLYDENSNAVDKEFMLVSKNIEKTLLEKGYRVTLFDFNDFSKAFNELKESDVDLVFNVCERINNLSLLEPHAASVFDILQIPYTGSNPFTLSICIDKIRVKILLNYHNIPTPKWDYAYSLDDKIREDLRYPLIVKPANTDNSIGITNDSVVTNVKELNRQLERVIEELDSPALIEEYIEGDEYDVTIIGNDEEDLRVLPLSRSIFKEMPPGYWHIFPYDAKWSQNEAYDSIIVQQPPKNISRRLESLLTEMALDTYTILDCHDYGRVEIRVDDNDNPYVLELNPNSSINIGDVTPDSAALIGLDYGKFLEEIIKMTIRRYKDRPPYYHLQSSF, from the coding sequence ATGGCAAATGGAAATAACGGAAACATTGCCGGAAAAAAAATATTAGTCGTCAATACCGGCTCAATAAAGAAAAAATTTATTTTCCAGGAATTGAAGAAAATCGGCTTGAACATTCTGGTTTTAAACAAAGAAAAAAATTGGGCCCAAAATTACGTCGACCATTGGATTCTCGCTGACACCTATAATCATCCCGAATCGATCGAAGCGATAAAAGATTATTTATCCGCCAATAAAATAAAGCTGGACGGGGCGATTACTTTTTGGGAGGACGACATACCGCTACTCGCGAAAATATGCCGCGAGTTCAAGCTGGCCGGGAATTCCCTTGAAACGGCTATTAATACCCGGGATAAGTTCAAGATGCAGGAAATTTTAAAGCAGACCGGCTTAAACTGCATTAAGCAGAAACTGGTTAAGAGTTGGGCTGATTTGGAAGCGGCGATAAAAGAAGTCGGCCTTCCGGCGGTAATCAAGCCGGTTTACGGGGCGGACAGCCAGTTTGTCGTTCAGGTGACTAATGAAAAAGAAGCCGAAGACGCATATGATTATGTCTTAAAAAATTGCACCCCGGAATACGATCCGATTTTTAAATACAATAAAAAGCAGTTTGTTTATCAGGAATATATCGAAGGCCAGGAATTTTCTTTAGAATGCTACTCCCAGCACGGCGTCCCGCACGTGGTTGGCATCCACGAAAAAACCGCCATGGATTTGCCGTTTTTTATGGAAACCGGCGATTATCTTCCGCCGAGAGTTACGCCCGAACAGGAAGCTGAACTCGTAAAAGTTACCGAGTCGGCCTTGATAGTCTTGGGCGTCAGGGACAGCTTAGCCCACGTTGAAGTTAAATTATCCAAAGACGGCCTGAAAATAATTGAAATCGGGTCGCGGATGGGCGGGGATTATACCCAGGAAAATATCTGGCAGGTTTACAATTTTGATTTGATCAAGACCGGCTGTGAAATCGCCTTAAGGATGAACGTTACCACCCAGCCTAAAGAAGCGAGAAAATACGTCGTCGGAAAATTTTTTATTCCCAAGAGTTCAGGCATAATTACGAAGATAATCGGCTTCGAAGAAATTAAAAAACACGAGCAGGTAATTGAATATTTTCTTTCGAAAAAAGTCGGCGACAGCGTCTTGATTCCTCCGGACGGCTACGAAAACCTCGGCTGGGTAATCGTCGGAGGGTCTTCCTATACGGATGCCGAGCGGGCCATGGCGTATATATTTGAGAAGGTAGATATCGAAATCGCGCCTTTCAAAAGCTATTCGTCTTTCGGACGCACGGAAAGAAAAGACCGCTTCTCGTCAGCGCTTTTAACTAAAAACGCCTTGGTGCGCTCGGCTAAAATTGAGCATATCCGGAGCGTTTCAGATGAAGAATTGAAAAACCTCCATATCGGCATAGCCTGCAATCTGTATGACGAAAACTCGAATGCGGTGGATAAAGAATTTATGCTGGTGAGTAAAAACATTGAAAAGACGCTTTTGGAAAAAGGCTACCGGGTAACGCTTTTTGACTTTAACGACTTTTCCAAGGCTTTTAATGAATTAAAAGAATCGGACGTTGATTTGGTTTTTAACGTCTGCGAGCGGATTAACAATTTGAGCCTTCTCGAGCCGCACGCCGCTTCGGTTTTCGACATCCTCCAAATACCTTATACCGGCTCTAACCCTTTTACCTTATCAATCTGCATTGATAAAATCCGGGTAAAAATTTTACTCAATTACCATAACATTCCGACGCCGAAATGGGATTATGCCTATTCGCTTGATGATAAAATACGGGAGGATTTGCGCTATCCTTTAATCGTCAAGCCGGCCAATACCGACAATTCAATCGGCATTACCAATGATTCGGTAGTGACTAACGTTAAAGAGCTAAATCGCCAGCTTGAGCGGGTAATCGAAGAGCTTGACTCGCCGGCTTTGATTGAAGAATATATAGAAGGCGATGAATATGACGTGACCATAATCGGGAATGACGAAGAAGATTTGCGCGTTCTCCCGCTTTCTCGCTCCATCTTTAAGGAAATGCCGCCGGGCTATTGGCACATTTTTCCTTATGACGCTAAATGGTCGCAAAATGAGGCTTATGATTCCATAATAGTCCAGCAGCCTCCAAAGAATATTTCCCGCCGGCTCGAATCGCTTTTGACCGAAATGGCTCTGGACACTTATACTATCTTGGATTGCCACGATTACGGACGGGTGGAAATAAGGGTGGATGACAATGACAATCCTTATGTCTTAGAATTAAATCCTAATTCGTCGATCAATATCGGGGACGTTACTCCGGATTCGGCCGCCCTTATCGGCCTCGACTATGGAAAATTCCTTGAAGAGATAATAAAAATGACCATTCGCCGCTACAAAGACCGGCCGCCTTATTACCACTTGCAGTCTTCCTTTTAG